The Panicum hallii strain FIL2 chromosome 9, PHallii_v3.1, whole genome shotgun sequence genome has a window encoding:
- the LOC112874763 gene encoding serine carboxypeptidase-like 3 isoform X1, protein MAATSFHWKLWWTFVFLCCSSSSSSRPPVSSNSSRGVISHLPGFQGRLPFYLQTGYVEVDQSNGIRLFYYFIHSERSPADDPLVLWLTGGPGCSVLTALAYEIGPLRFDLHSYIDGVPRLVHKKDSWTKVSNVIFLDSPVGTGFSYSDTEQGYQSSDTKAVKQILIFLKKWFDEHPEFLSNPLYIAGDSYSGKIVPTVTSEIAIGKQVGSEPNYNLKGYLVGNPVTDPFFDKPSKIPFSHGMGLISDEMYEAYMKRCNAGDNSRQSIECTNSIDAIDECIKDICSNHVLEPLCTDDSIHHHKLKPKLNLGAREMLQRQEYNADTEIRLSEISSQCRAEGYIMSGTWANNDKVREALGIRKGTVPLWSRCDFDIPYTFDIPSTVKYHLDVTTRGYRSLVYSGDHDLVVPFIGTQAWIKSLNFSVVDEWRPWFVDGQVAGFTRSYSNNLTFATVKSEDWCFRSCDSQEDWPYIHFSVYYGLDHRVVDILLQSTCQGSALLCLKGGYLVTPFDGLLGAQGVKIGEKKKR, encoded by the exons ATGGCAGCTACAAGTTTCCACTGGAAACTCTGGTGgaccttcgtcttcctctgctgCTCCTCGTCTTCCTCGTCGCGCCCTCCGGTCTCCTCCAACAGCAGCAGAGGCGTCATCAGCCATCTCCCAGGCTTCCAGGGACGCCTCCCCTTCTACCTCCAGACAGG CTACGTCGAGGTGGACCAGAGCAATGGCATCCGCCTCTTCTACTACTTCATCCACTCCGAGCGGAGCCCCGCCGACGACCCTCTCGTGCTCTGGCTCACCGGCGGCCCCGGATGCTCTGTGCTCACCGCTCTCGCCTACGAGATCG GTCCTCTTCGCTTCGACCTCCACAGCTACATCGATGGTGTGCCCAGGTTGGTGCACAAAAAGGATTCATGGACCAAG GTCAGCAATGTCATTTTTCTTGATTCTCCTGTTGGCACTGGCTTTTCATATTCCGACACGGAGCAAGGATACCAGTCAAGTGATACCAAAGCTGTCAAGCAAATTCTCATCTTCCTGAAAAAG TGGTTTGATGAGCACCCAGAGTTCTTGTCAAATCCTCTTTACATCGCCGGTGATTCGTACTCTGGTAAGATCGTGCCAACTGTCACCTCTGAAATCGCCATAG GTAAACAAGTTGGCAGTGAACCAAATTATAATCTAAAG GGCTACCTCGTGGGCAATCCAGTCACAGATCCTTTCTTTGACAAGCCATCGAAAATCCCATTTTCTCATGGGATGGGTCTCATATCGGACGAAATGTATGAG GCGTACATGAAGAGATGCAATGCAGGTGACAACAGCCGCCAAAGCATTGAGTGCACAAACAGCATTGACGCCATAGATGAG TGCATCAAGGACATATGCTCGAACCATGTTCTGGAGCCCCTCTGCACCGATGATAGTATTCATCATCACAAGCTCAAGCCAAAGCTGAATTTAGGTGCGCGGGAGATGCTCCAGCGCCAGGAGTACAATGCAGATACAGAGATTCGCTTGTCTGAGATTTCATCACAGTGCAGA GCGGAAGGATACATAATGTCCGGGACATGGGCAAACAATGACAAAGTAAGAGAGGCTCTTGGTATTCGCAAG GGAACTGTTCCTTTGTGGTCAAGGTGCGACTTCGACATACCTTACACTTTTGATATTCCAAGTACAGTGAAGTACCATCTGGATGTGACCACCAGAGGCTACAGGAGCCTTGTTTACAGTGGTGATCATGATCTGGTTGTCCCTTTTATCGGTACACAAGCCTGGATCAAGTCTCTTAATTTCTCTGTTGTGGATGAGTGGAGGCCATGGTTTGTCGACGGGCAAGTTGCAGG ATTTACGAGGTCATACTCTAATAACCTCACATTTGCAACGGTGAAG TCTGAAGATTGGTGTTTCAGATCATGTGATAGCCAGGAAGATTGGCCTTACATACATTTCTCTGTATATTATGGCTTGGATCACAGGGTGGTGGACATACTGCTCCAGAGTACATGCCAAGGCAGTGCTTTGCTATGTTTGAAAGGTGGGTATCTGGTGACCCCCTTTGACGGCCTACTTGGAGCTCAAGGGGTAAAAATCggtgagaaaaagaaaagatga
- the LOC112874763 gene encoding serine carboxypeptidase-like 18 isoform X3 codes for MAATSFHWKLWWTFVFLCCSSSSSSRPPVSSNSSRGVISHLPGFQGRLPFYLQTGYVEVDQSNGIRLFYYFIHSERSPADDPLVLWLTGGPGCSVLTALAYEIGPLRFDLHSYIDGVPRLVHKKDSWTKVSNVIFLDSPVGTGFSYSDTEQGYQSSDTKAVKQILIFLKKWFDEHPEFLSNPLYIAGDSYSGKIVPTVTSEIAIGKQVGSEPNYNLKGYLVGNPVTDPFFDKPSKIPFSHGMGLISDEMYEAYMKRCNAGDNSRQSIECTNSIDAIDECIKDICSNHVLEPLCTDDSIHHHKLKPKLNLGAREMLQRQEYNADTEIRLSEISSQCRAEGYIMSGTWANNDKVREALGIRKGTVPLWSRCDFDIPYTFDIPSTVKYHLDVTTRGYRSLVYSGDHDLVVPFIGTQAWIKSLNFSVVDEWRPWFVDGQVAGFTRSYSNNLTFATVKIM; via the exons ATGGCAGCTACAAGTTTCCACTGGAAACTCTGGTGgaccttcgtcttcctctgctgCTCCTCGTCTTCCTCGTCGCGCCCTCCGGTCTCCTCCAACAGCAGCAGAGGCGTCATCAGCCATCTCCCAGGCTTCCAGGGACGCCTCCCCTTCTACCTCCAGACAGG CTACGTCGAGGTGGACCAGAGCAATGGCATCCGCCTCTTCTACTACTTCATCCACTCCGAGCGGAGCCCCGCCGACGACCCTCTCGTGCTCTGGCTCACCGGCGGCCCCGGATGCTCTGTGCTCACCGCTCTCGCCTACGAGATCG GTCCTCTTCGCTTCGACCTCCACAGCTACATCGATGGTGTGCCCAGGTTGGTGCACAAAAAGGATTCATGGACCAAG GTCAGCAATGTCATTTTTCTTGATTCTCCTGTTGGCACTGGCTTTTCATATTCCGACACGGAGCAAGGATACCAGTCAAGTGATACCAAAGCTGTCAAGCAAATTCTCATCTTCCTGAAAAAG TGGTTTGATGAGCACCCAGAGTTCTTGTCAAATCCTCTTTACATCGCCGGTGATTCGTACTCTGGTAAGATCGTGCCAACTGTCACCTCTGAAATCGCCATAG GTAAACAAGTTGGCAGTGAACCAAATTATAATCTAAAG GGCTACCTCGTGGGCAATCCAGTCACAGATCCTTTCTTTGACAAGCCATCGAAAATCCCATTTTCTCATGGGATGGGTCTCATATCGGACGAAATGTATGAG GCGTACATGAAGAGATGCAATGCAGGTGACAACAGCCGCCAAAGCATTGAGTGCACAAACAGCATTGACGCCATAGATGAG TGCATCAAGGACATATGCTCGAACCATGTTCTGGAGCCCCTCTGCACCGATGATAGTATTCATCATCACAAGCTCAAGCCAAAGCTGAATTTAGGTGCGCGGGAGATGCTCCAGCGCCAGGAGTACAATGCAGATACAGAGATTCGCTTGTCTGAGATTTCATCACAGTGCAGA GCGGAAGGATACATAATGTCCGGGACATGGGCAAACAATGACAAAGTAAGAGAGGCTCTTGGTATTCGCAAG GGAACTGTTCCTTTGTGGTCAAGGTGCGACTTCGACATACCTTACACTTTTGATATTCCAAGTACAGTGAAGTACCATCTGGATGTGACCACCAGAGGCTACAGGAGCCTTGTTTACAGTGGTGATCATGATCTGGTTGTCCCTTTTATCGGTACACAAGCCTGGATCAAGTCTCTTAATTTCTCTGTTGTGGATGAGTGGAGGCCATGGTTTGTCGACGGGCAAGTTGCAGG ATTTACGAGGTCATACTCTAATAACCTCACATTTGCAACGGTGAAG ATCATGTGA
- the LOC112874763 gene encoding serine carboxypeptidase-like 18 isoform X2 — translation MAATSFHWKLWWTFVFLCCSSSSSSRPPVSSNSSRGVISHLPGFQGRLPFYLQTGYVEVDQSNGIRLFYYFIHSERSPADDPLVLWLTGGPGCSVLTALAYEIGPLRFDLHSYIDGVPRLVHKKDSWTKVSNVIFLDSPVGTGFSYSDTEQGYQSSDTKAVKQILIFLKKWFDEHPEFLSNPLYIAGDSYSGKIVPTVTSEIAIGKQVGSEPNYNLKGYLVGNPVTDPFFDKPSKIPFSHGMGLISDEMYEAYMKRCNAGDNSRQSIECTNSIDAIDECIKDICSNHVLEPLCTDDSIHHHKLKPKLNLGAREMLQRQEYNADTEIRLSEISSQCRAEGYIMSGTWANNDKVREALGIRKGTVPLWSRCDFDIPYTFDIPSTVKYHLDVTTRGYRSLVYSGDHDLVVPFIGTQAWIKSLNFSVVDEWRPWFVDGQVAGFTRSYSNNLTFATVKGGGHTAPEYMPRQCFAMFERWVSGDPL, via the exons ATGGCAGCTACAAGTTTCCACTGGAAACTCTGGTGgaccttcgtcttcctctgctgCTCCTCGTCTTCCTCGTCGCGCCCTCCGGTCTCCTCCAACAGCAGCAGAGGCGTCATCAGCCATCTCCCAGGCTTCCAGGGACGCCTCCCCTTCTACCTCCAGACAGG CTACGTCGAGGTGGACCAGAGCAATGGCATCCGCCTCTTCTACTACTTCATCCACTCCGAGCGGAGCCCCGCCGACGACCCTCTCGTGCTCTGGCTCACCGGCGGCCCCGGATGCTCTGTGCTCACCGCTCTCGCCTACGAGATCG GTCCTCTTCGCTTCGACCTCCACAGCTACATCGATGGTGTGCCCAGGTTGGTGCACAAAAAGGATTCATGGACCAAG GTCAGCAATGTCATTTTTCTTGATTCTCCTGTTGGCACTGGCTTTTCATATTCCGACACGGAGCAAGGATACCAGTCAAGTGATACCAAAGCTGTCAAGCAAATTCTCATCTTCCTGAAAAAG TGGTTTGATGAGCACCCAGAGTTCTTGTCAAATCCTCTTTACATCGCCGGTGATTCGTACTCTGGTAAGATCGTGCCAACTGTCACCTCTGAAATCGCCATAG GTAAACAAGTTGGCAGTGAACCAAATTATAATCTAAAG GGCTACCTCGTGGGCAATCCAGTCACAGATCCTTTCTTTGACAAGCCATCGAAAATCCCATTTTCTCATGGGATGGGTCTCATATCGGACGAAATGTATGAG GCGTACATGAAGAGATGCAATGCAGGTGACAACAGCCGCCAAAGCATTGAGTGCACAAACAGCATTGACGCCATAGATGAG TGCATCAAGGACATATGCTCGAACCATGTTCTGGAGCCCCTCTGCACCGATGATAGTATTCATCATCACAAGCTCAAGCCAAAGCTGAATTTAGGTGCGCGGGAGATGCTCCAGCGCCAGGAGTACAATGCAGATACAGAGATTCGCTTGTCTGAGATTTCATCACAGTGCAGA GCGGAAGGATACATAATGTCCGGGACATGGGCAAACAATGACAAAGTAAGAGAGGCTCTTGGTATTCGCAAG GGAACTGTTCCTTTGTGGTCAAGGTGCGACTTCGACATACCTTACACTTTTGATATTCCAAGTACAGTGAAGTACCATCTGGATGTGACCACCAGAGGCTACAGGAGCCTTGTTTACAGTGGTGATCATGATCTGGTTGTCCCTTTTATCGGTACACAAGCCTGGATCAAGTCTCTTAATTTCTCTGTTGTGGATGAGTGGAGGCCATGGTTTGTCGACGGGCAAGTTGCAGG ATTTACGAGGTCATACTCTAATAACCTCACATTTGCAACGGTGAAG GGTGGTGGACATACTGCTCCAGAGTACATGCCAAGGCAGTGCTTTGCTATGTTTGAAAGGTGGGTATCTGGTGACCCCCTTTGA
- the LOC112874764 gene encoding serine carboxypeptidase-like 18, with protein MWTNEPTNKPTSRKAPEREEEHTTRRTEVVLAQAGPPPLGPATMARTRFPGQLCWCIFFFSLLCCSYASPSRPLISNSSGGITHLPGFQGPLPFHLQTGYVEVDKSNGVRLFYYFIRSERSPADDPLMLWLTGGPGCSVLTGLAYEIGPLSFDVNGYVDGLPKLVYNQHSWTKVCNIIFLDSPVGAGFSYSDTGEGYVSSDIKAVRQILIFLKKWFDEHPEFMPNPLYIAGDSYSGKIVPTVTSEIARGKEDGREPNFNLKGYLVGNPVTDSNFDGPSRIPFAHGMGIISDEIYESYKKSCIVGDNSHQSIECMNSLDAIQECLKGICPNHVLEPLCAFASPHAHKMETKPKLNSGTREMLQLQEYTADAELHLSEISLQCRTAGYIMSSIWANNASVRETLGIHKGTVPSWSRCNYYIPYTSDIPSTVKYHLDVTIKGYRSLVYSGDHDMVIPHIGTQAWIKTLNFSIVDRWRPWFVDGQVAGFTRSYSNNLTFATVKGGGHTAPEYMPRQCFDMFARWVSGDPL; from the exons ATGTGGACAAACGAACCAACGAACAAACCAACAAGCAGAAAAGCTCCAGAAAGAGAGGAGGAACACACGACTAGAAGAACGGAAGTAGTACTAGCACAAGCAGGGCCTCCCCCACTGGGCCCGGCCACAATGGCACGAACAAGGTTCCCCGGACAACTCTGCTGGtgcatcttcttcttctccctgCTGTGCTGCTCCTATGCTTCCCCGTCTCGCCCTCTGATCTCCAACAGCAGCGGCGGGATCACCCATCTCCCTGGCTTCCAGGGACCCCTCCCCTTCCACCTCCAGACAGG GTACGTGGAGGTGGACAAGAGCAATGGCGTCCGCCTCTTCTACTACTTCATCCGCTCCGAGCGCAGCCCGGCCGACGACCCTCTCATGCTCTGGCTCACCGGCGGCCCCGGCTGCTCCGTCCTCACCGGCCTCGCCTACGAGATCG GCCCTCTGAGTTTCGATGTTAACGGTTATGTCGATGGCTTGCCTAAGTTGGTGTACAACCAACATTCATGGACCAAG GTGTGCAATATCATTTTTCTTGATTCTCCTGTTGGTGCTGGATTTTCATATTCCGACACGGGGGAAGGATACGTTTCAAGTGATATCAAAGCTGTCCGCCAAATTCTCATCTTCCTCAAAAAG TGGTTCGATGAGCATCCAGAGTTCATGCCAAATCCTCTTTACATCGCCGGTGATTCGTACTCTGGCAAGATAGTGCCAACTGTCACGTCTGAAATCGCCAGAG GTAAAGAAGATGGCCGTGAACCAAATTTTAATCTAAAG GGCTACCTCGTAGGCAATCCAGTCACAGATTCTAACTTTGATGGTCCATCCAGAATTCCATTTGCTCACGGGATGGGTATCATATCGGACGAAATATATGAG tCATACAAGAAGAGCTGCATTGTTGGCGACAACAGCCACCAAAGCATTGAGTGCATGAACAGCCTTGACGCCATACAAGAG TGCCTCAAAGGCATATGCCCGAACCATGTTCTGGAGCCCCTCTGCGCTTTTGCAAGTCCTCATGCTCACAAGATGGAGACGAAGCCAAAACTAAATTCAGGCACGAGGGAGATGCTCCAGCTCCAGGAGTATACTGCAGATGCAGAGCTTCACTTGTCTGAGATTTCATTGCAATGCAGA ACTGCAGGATACATAATGTCCAGCATATGGGCAAACAATGCGTCAGTAAGAGAGACTCTTGGTATTCACAAG GGAACGGTTCCTTCATGGTCAAGATGCAACTACTACATACCTTATACTAGTGATATTCCAAGTACGGTGAAGTACCATCTGGATGTGACCATTAAAGGCTACAGGAGCCTTGTCTACAGTGGTGATCATGACATGGTTATACCTCATATCGGCACGCAAGCATGGATTAAGACCCTTAATTTCTCTATTGTGGATCGCTGGAGGCCATGGTTTGTCGATGGGCAAGTTGCAGG ATTTACAAGGTCATACTCTAACAACCTTACATTCGCAACTGTGAAG GGTGGTGGGCATACTGCTCCGGAGTACATGCCAAGGCAGTGCTTCGATATGTTTGCAAGGTGGGTTTCTGGCGACCCCCTTTGA